Sequence from the Fusarium oxysporum Fo47 chromosome VI, complete sequence genome:
AGTCGACCGTGCGCCCCCATGGGCGAGGATCATGAAGGGAAGGTTAGACATGCCGGAGAATGGGGACATGTTAGGGAAGCGCCGAAGACCTGGATAGAGTCAGTATGACTGTTTCCCCTTTGGACAAGATATCTTACCCTTGGGGTCCTTGAGGTAGAGAATAAAAGGGTAGATAATGAAGTAGAAGACTACAGCGAAACCCACTGCAGCTGCATAGGGCGCTGAGCCCAAGGAGGCAACGGAGGCCGACATTATTGACAGTCTCGATAAGAGGTGAAGACTCTTGCTGAGACAGTATGTAGTTGCAACTCGGGGCTAGAAAAGGAAGTAAAGGAAGAGACTGTTGTTTGGGCAAACTTGTAGGGATACAATACAtatgacgaagacgaagacaaTATGACTTTCTTATACAGGGCAGCTTCTCTGAGGGTAAATAAATTAGTCTTTGCCAAATGCAATCGTGATCGAGAGATTGCCACATTTGGCGACTTTCTCCGCTCCCAGCAAGTTTACCCCGCGTAGATGTACCCCGCGAGCTCTGAACATTTCCTTGCCAGTTCAGAAAGGAACCAGGACTAAGATGCCAAGGGGAACATAAAGCTGAGATGGCGGACTTGACTCGCTTCTCGAGCCTTGATCTCTTTTGGAAATCCGGGACAAATTTCCTCATACGCTGGCTATATCCACCAGGTCCACCGACAGTGTCAGACCAAGCGTGGGGGACAATTGCCTATTTCAGACACACCACCTTGGACATATTGAGCTATTTTTAAGTGGCCATACAAGGCAAGTTGCTCCATATACATACGGTGTCAGGGTTTTCAGAGGGCATGCTCAGACATAAACTGACGCAATTCACCCATAGTGAAAGCGATGATCCTAACCTGTACATAACCTCCACTACCCAACCAATGAATTTTCACCAATCTTGGTGTGCTGACTTTAGAAAGTAAGGTTGACGGCTTGGCTCCTAGATTCCCTTCCCAGTGAGTTAATCATTAGGTACGTTGTGAATAGGACATAGATAGGAGGAAGAGTAAGAAGTTCTTGTCTGCCCCCTGCCCAGCGTCCTATACATATGCTCAATACTTTGCCTTTAATAAAGCAAATTCTGAAAATTAGGTTTAGCCTGTTTGAGATCGAAGATGAGCCTACTGTGGTTCGAACTCTTAGAGAGATGGCTTGGAGCGGATGATCATTCAGTCCCCGAATGCCCTCACATGGAAGAAAAAGCAACTGCAAGTCACGTTGCACCTCGTTCAGCTACTAACAGAGCCTTATGCTTACTTAACTGATGGCTGAGCTTACGAATAACAGGAAACCTTTGCTCTAGCACCTCAATTTTAGTATATCTGAGTATGCTTTGTTTGAGATACCTAACTCGGGCGACGAGAACATATAAATTAATACAAAGCAGCAAATAATAACAACCTATACTAAGTCTCTGGAGTCTCTCGGGGGTTATTACCTTCTGACTTTCACCATAGCGTGATGAGAGCCGGCCTTGATTATAATGCAAATAAAGCTATATCTCGCCCATGTGTTACCGATGCATATTTGCAACTCTACCTTTGGGGTTGTTATCTCAGCTACTTTCACTTACAGGCAAATTGACTCTATCAGCATCGACCCTTCTTTTGATTTAGTTATCTCCTGATTAAAATAACGAATTACACCAAAGTAATAACAGTTCCGAATGCATTTTTCAGTTTGCAAAATCGTTGCTAAAAGCCGGGCATGGGAGTTGACGTCTTTATTTAACCAGGAACATAGTTTCAAGCAAATTGAAAAGTGTAGGCGGTATTGAATTTTAACGTAATATAGACTATCAAGGATATGGAGAACATCCTGAATGGTATCAGGTGTACATTGTATCCATGCGTGCAAGACGCGAAATCCCCCATTTAGGCCTTGGACGCCACAGAAGCCTGGCTGTTAGTCTTGAGATCACGCTGCATCTGCTTGGCCAACTTTACGTCAAACCCATTCTCGAAGACCTTCCTGACCTCTTCAAGTGGAAGCCCCTTTACCTCTGGGTAAAAGAAGATGACAAAAATCCAGCCAAAGAAGCAGATACCTGCGTAGAAGCCGAACGCGCCGCTAGGTGTCatgctcttcatcatggagagGAAAGTAGAcgcgatgatgaggttgcAGCTCCAGCAAGTGACTGTATTCATCATCGTGCCAAGCGCGCGAACCTCCAATGGTAGAAGCTCTGTTCCGACCCAGCCGATCGTGGCTACACCAGTAGCGAAGAAGGCGACGtagaagatgatggtgacAAGCACGACGATACCAGCCCAGTTGACAGAATCGGCCTGGAGGACGAGATCTTTGGAGATGGGAATCCAGTGGAATGCGACGGCGGCGATGACCATGCTCACAGCCTGAAAAGATGTCAGTATCGTGGCTTTGCCGAGAACTTGAGCGTATCTTACCATGCCCAGCACAGTGACTAGCAGAATGATGCGGCGCCCGAGTTTGTCTATAACAACCAAGTTGACGAATGTGAAGAGGAAGTTGGTAGCACCAACAACGATGGCAACGGCGGTGGGCTTGTTGAACCCGACAAGGGAGAACAGGGTCGCAGAGTAGTACATGAGAGTGTTGAAACCACCGAGCTGAGAGACTGTGATATTGTCAGCGACAAAGGTTCAGACCCATAAGCATATTCGAAGACTTACTGGCCATGACGGTACAAGCAGAAATCAGCGCACGAAGGTTGGAGGGCACACAGTGAAGCTGCTTAAATTGCCACCAAAGAGACTTATTGGCCACAACCGAAGACTCGACCTCAACAGTCCATACAAGGCGTTCAAGCTTAGACTTGAGCTGCTCCTCAGTAGCAGCAGGGTACACTCGTCGCAGGCACTCCTCAGCTTCGTCTCTCTTTCCATGCGCAATAAGCTGTCGAGGCGACTCAGGACAGCGAGGCAACAGAGCGGCAAGGATGATGGGGGGAACGCCGCCGATAGCGATCATGTATCTCCAGCCATGAGGAACATCGGTAAGAGCGGCTCCAAGACCGTAGGAAACCAACTGGCCCAGTGTCACACTGAGGTTGTCGAAGGCGATCATGCGACCGCGGTATTTGGCTGGGGCGAGCTCTCCAATGTAGAGAGGCTGGATACGTTAGTGACTTAGTTCAAGACAACTTTCAGTAGAACTAGGCGCTTACAATGATCATCGCCGCCGAACCCACCCCAAATCCCACAATTAGACGCCCAGCAGTCATGGCGGCAATATTGAAGGCAGCGGCCTGGACAATAGACCCaatgaggaagagaaagcAACCGATGTAGATTCCAAGCTTGCGACCGTATTTGTCAGCTGGAAGACCAGCGATCAGAGCACCAATGAGAGCGCCACCAGAGGTGATGGAAGTGATGAGCTCTTGCTCATGGGAATCGAGATGGTGGCCGAGATCGTCGCCGATGGTGACCAGAACAGCTGAGATGACACCAGTGTCATAACCTGGCAGATTCTGTTAGGGGAGTTTAGTGGTGAAGTATGTAGGCTACGTACCGAACAAGAAGCCGCCCATGGCGACGGTAAATGTGATGAGCCAAACGGATTTGGATGGCTTGGTATCTTCGATGGAGTCGTCAAACTCGACAACGGTGCCGTGGGACTTTTCGAGGTGTTCGATATTGGGGGACGTCGACTTTTCTATGCCACCGCCCTCAATTGAGGACTTGCGGTCATCGTGAGAAGACATGTTGCAAAACGTCAAGATGGAAGACTAAGACAGAGATGAATGTTGTGATGCAGATGAGCGAGCTTGTTGTGAGGAAAATTGCAATACGTAAACGGAGCGCAGCGCCATATATATACTCCTGTGAGGCTAACGATTCATGCGACAATTACATGTTGTTTCATTGGCCTAGTCTACTCTCACGATCCCGAGAAACCTTGTTTTCCCGGGGCAGACCACCTCAAAAGTTGGGGTATCAGCGGGGCAGCGGTTGGAACCTGGGAATTGTACACAAAATCTCGATTCAAGAAACAGTCTTCCCCAGATAACGACCCCGCTCCTCCGTGTTGACTGCCGTCGGCTCCATGTTTTGCGATCCCGAGTGTGAGAGTCTGGGGTGAAAAGGTGGGCTTCGTCTCTGCCGGAGTTAATTTCCTTTATCAATTAGCAAGGTAGTGAGGGTACTTCGATTTGTGACTTGGCCTAGACCATGTGGACAATAAATGGCGGGGAGTTGGCGTTGACATTAACGATTCTTCTCGTTTTGGTGTTCTTGTTCCGAACCTTGTGGAGATCATCTCGTTTGTCGCCGGAACAAACACCCCGGATTTGTTATGCAACTGTTGCCATAGTTTTTAGGGTCTCTTGCTTTGGAGCGAGTGGAGATTAGTGGCGCATCTTCCGGAGTACCCCATGGGGAACCATGCCATGTTCTGGatttatttctttatcaTGTGTGTTTTCGCTCTCCTCCAGGACTTGTGATTATATCGCTTAAGTTAAAGGTTGTACGTATTGACAATTACTCTCGAAAAGCCCAAAATTGGTACGGCTATTAGAACATCACACACAGAGCTTAGTAAGCGTATAGTGCAGACTCAAAGTTATGCT
This genomic interval carries:
- a CDS encoding general substrate transporter; this encodes MSSHDDRKSSIEGGGIEKSTSPNIEHLEKSHGTVVEFDDSIEDTKPSKSVWLITFTVAMGGFLFGYDTGVISAVLVTIGDDLGHHLDSHEQELITSITSGGALIGALIAGLPADKYGRKLGIYIGCFLFLIGSIVQAAAFNIAAMTAGRLIVGFGVGSAAMIIPLYIGELAPAKYRGRMIAFDNLSVTLGQLVSYGLGAALTDVPHGWRYMIAIGGVPPIILAALLPRCPESPRQLIAHGKRDEAEECLRRVYPAATEEQLKSKLERLVWTVEVESSVVANKSLWWQFKQLHCVPSNLRALISACTVMAISQLGGFNTLMYYSATLFSLVGFNKPTAVAIVVGATNFLFTFVNLVVIDKLGRRIILLVTVLGMAVSMVIAAVAFHWIPISKDLVLQADSVNWAGIVVLVTIIFYVAFFATGVATIGWVGTELLPLEVRALGTMMNTVTCWSCNLIIASTFLSMMKSMTPSGAFGFYAGICFFGWIFVIFFYPEVKGLPLEEVRKVFENGFDVKLAKQMQRDLKTNSQASVASKA